A stretch of Episyrphus balteatus chromosome 2, idEpiBalt1.1, whole genome shotgun sequence DNA encodes these proteins:
- the LOC129909568 gene encoding protein FAM98B-like — protein sequence MHTTVLILLGIVTVATAGWLGGGGGGGGGGGWSKGGGGGGWSQGGGGGGWSQGGGGGGGWKKGGGGGGSGWQSGGGGGSRGWSSGGGGGGGWKKGGGGGGGGWKQSGGGGYGSW from the exons ATGCATACAACGGTTTTGATCCTTTTGGGAATTGTTACAGTGGCCACTGCTGGCTGGCTTGGAGGAGGTGGAGGTGGAG gaggaggtggtggATGGTCAAagggaggaggaggtggtggCTGGTCTCAAGGAGGTGGTGGTGGAGGATGGTCACAAGGAGGCGGTGGAGGTGGTGGCTGGAAGAAAGGTGGAGGTGGCGGAGGATCGGGATGGCAGTCTGGCGGTGGAGGAGGCAGTCGAGGATGGTCAAGTGGCGGTGGAGGTGGTGGTGGTTGGAAAAAAGGTGGCGGTGGTGGAGGAGGTGGATGGAAACAAAGTGGTGGCGGTGGCTATGGAAGTTGGTAA
- the LOC129909567 gene encoding loricrin-like — MKSFSVILVLAVVVAVSGSERPKRSLDALLSLKSSLLGSLGGGGGGGGGGGGGGGGGGGGYSGGSSGGYSGGSSGGYSGGSSGGYSGGSSYSAPSVVYVKEVSSGGGSYGGGYSGGHQSEGYSGGYSGGYSGGSGGGYSSGGYSSGGHSGGGYSSGGSAPITIVKVIGSGGSGGGYSSGGYSGGGYSGGHGGSSYGGSSYGGSSYGGSSYGGGSHGGYSSGGYGGGSSSPKLSIIKIISSGGGGGGYSSGGSGGSGGGYSSGGYSSGGGYSYGGGRGGSSSGGWGKSGW; from the coding sequence ATGAAGTCCTTCTCTGTGATCTTAGTTCTTGCCGTCGTGGTAGCTGTATCTGGCAGCGAGCGTCCAAAGCGTTCTTTGGATGCTTTGCTGAGCCTTAAATCGAGCCTTTTGGGTTCTTTGGGAGGTGGTGGCGGCGGTGGCGGCGGCGGTGGTGGCGGCGGTGGTGGCGGCGGCGGTGGATACTCTGGTGGATCATCCGGTGGATACTCCGGTGGTTCATCCGGTGGATACTCCGGTGGTTCATCCGGTGGATATTCCGGTGGATCATCATACAGTGCTCCTTCTGTCGTCTACGTTAAAGAAGTTAGCTCCGGCGGTGGATCATATGGAGGTGGATATAGCGGCGGTCATCAATCAGAAGGCTACTCCGGTGGATACTCCGGCGGTTACTCCGGTGGTTCAGGAGGTGGTTACTCAAGCGGAGGCTACTCAAGCGGTGGCCACTCAGGCGGTGGTTACTCAAGCGGTGGCTCAGCTCCAATCACCATTGTTAAAGTTATCGGTTCCGGTGGTAGCGGCGGTGGATACTCCAGCGGTGGATACTCCGGCGGTGGTTACTCTGGCGGCCATGGAGGTAGCTCATACGGTGGCAGCTCATATGGAGGCAGTTCATATGGAGGCAGCTCATACGGCGGTGGCTCCCATGGAGGCTACAGCTCCGGAGGTTACGGTGGCGGCAGTTCCAGCCCTAAATTATCTATCATCAAGATTATCAGCAGCGGAGGAGGCGGTGGTGGCTACTCAAGTGGAGGTAGTGGCGGTAGTGGAGGTGGTTACTCCAGTGGAGGTTACTCCAGCGGAGGAGGATACTCCTATGGTGGTGGTCGCGGTGGTTCCTCAAGCGGAGGCTGGGGTAAATCAGGATGGTAG
- the LOC129910257 gene encoding uncharacterized protein LOC129910257, with protein sequence MKTVAIILLLSFSAAMATPTFHKLKSVLGGGLGLNIGLSKHIGIGGGYGGGYEAGQSSGGYASGYRGGYSGGGGGYSGGGGGYSVPQTVQIHTVEHVPVHTIKTVPVHTYKTVPVYTSGYGGGQSGYSGHQGGGYGGQTGYVGQGGYSGQGGHGNQGGYSAPGGYSGSGGSGYSGSNANAEASANANANAGGSGWGGNGGNLGYSNNNGGNCCNNNNLNNGGGGGGYGQHGSYSTANAQSSASSNSRSGSW encoded by the exons atgaaaacg gTCGCGATTATTCTGTTACTAAGCTTTTCGGCTGCGATGGCTACACCCACTTTCCATAAGTTAAAAAGTGTTCTTGGTGGTGGCCTGGGCCTAAATATCGGACTGTCTAAACACATTGGAATTGGCGGTGGTTATGGAGGCGGATATGAAGCCGGTCAGAGCTCTGGTGGATATGCATCTGGTTATCGTGGTGGATATAGTGGAGGCGGTGGAGGATACAGCGGAGGTGGTGGAGGATACTCAGTTCCACAAACCGTTCAAATTCATACAGTTGAACATGTCCCGGTGCATACGATTAAGACCGTTCCAGTGCACACTTATAAAACTGTCCCAGTTTATACCAGTGGATATGGGGGTGGTCAAAGCGGATATAGTGGTCATCAAGGTGGTGGTTATGGTGGTCAAACTGGTTATGTAGGCCAAGGCGGATATAGTGGTCAAGGTGGACATGGTAATCAAGGAGGATATTCTGCTCCTGGAGGATATAGTGGCTCCGGTGGAAGTGGATACAGTGGATCAAATGCTAATGCTGAAGCTAGTGctaatgcaaatgcaaatgctgGTGGCTCTGGATGGGGAGGAAATGGTGGTAATTTAGGATACTCAAATAATAATGGTGGAAATTgttgcaacaacaacaatcttAATAATGgaggaggaggaggtggttaTGGCCAACATGGAAGTTATTCAACAGCCAATGCACAGTCATCAGCGTCAAGTAATTCTCGTTCCGGATCTTGGTAG
- the LOC129909569 gene encoding uncharacterized transmembrane protein DDB_G0289901-like: MQKLLIVALGLVAAVNGGVIGGGAGGSGAWLGGGSGAGRGWSSGGSGWNGGGSGWSAGGGSGGWPAAAAPLASSGGWKLGSSGAGGAGAWQSGASAWPSSSGGSGWKSGGGLGSGWQGGLGGVGGGSAWPSSSGASAWPSSSAGSAWPGASVGSGWKSGGAGSAVSAWPSAGLSGNSHVSGGYGSGSGWPSVSGGSGWASGVSGGSTGGWQQGGQGGQGAGWW; this comes from the coding sequence ATGCAAAAGTTGTTGATTGTTGCTTTGGGCCTTGTGGCTGCTGTTAATGGAGGAGTTATTGGAGGTGGTGCAGGTGGCTCAGGAGCATGGTTGGGTGGTGGTTCGGGAGCTGGACGAGGATGGTCATCGGGTGGTAGCGGATGGAATGGAGGTGGTTCTGGATGGTCAGCTGGAGGCGGTAGTGGAGGTTGGCCAGCAGCTGCTGCTCCATTAGCTAGCAGTGGAGGATGGAAACTTGGTAGCAGTGGTGCAGGAGGTGCTGGTGCATGGCAAAGTGGTGCAAGTGCTTGGCCAAGTTCATCCGGTGGTAGTGGATGGAAAAGTGGTGGAGGTCTTGGATCGGGATGGCAAGGAGGTCTTGGAGGAGTAGGAGGTGGAAGTGCTTGGCCAAGTTCATCTGGTGCAAGTGCCTGGCCAAGTTCATCTGCAGGAAGTGCCTGGCCAGGTGCATCTGTAGGAAGTGGCTGGAAGAGCGGAGGTGCAGGATCTGCTGTGTCTGCTTGGCCCTCTGCTGGTCTCAGTGGTAATAGTCATGTATCTGGAGGTTATGGAAGCGGCAGTGGATGGCCAAGTGTATCCGGAGGAAGTGGTTGGGCCAGTGGAGTTTCTGGTGGTTCGACTGGTGGATGGCAACAGGGTGGACAAGGTGGTCAAGGTGCTGGATGGTGGTAG